CAGCGTACAGGGGACAGAAGTGGTGGAAAGTCAAAAGGTCAAAGTGGCCTTCATCGGCATCGGACAGAGCCGGATAGAACTGCTGGAGTCCACAGCCCCTGACGGCAACATCGCCAAGTTCATCGAATCCAAGGGCGAGGGCATCCATCACCTGGCGGTGAAAGTAGACAACATCGAAAAGGCACTGGAAGAGTTGACGGCCAAGGGATACCAGCTGATAGACAAGACCCCGCGGATCGGCGCCGGCGGCCACAAGATAGCCTTCCTGCATCCCAAGTCAACCAAGGGCGTGCTGCTGGAACTCTCTCAAAGCCATTAACAATTAACAATGGGCATTGAACAGTGAACAGTGAACAGTGAACAGTAGCTGTTTACTTAACTCAACCCCCAATCATCAAATCCCAATCAGCCAGTCCCTATCGTATGCATCCGCTTCAAAAAATATCCATGTACTTCCGTGACAACAGAAAACAGGCCTCCCAGGTCTTTGCCTTTCTGGGATTCGGCCTGTACATGC
The window above is part of the bacterium genome. Proteins encoded here:
- the mce gene encoding methylmalonyl-CoA epimerase, whose product is MQTSQIDHIGIAVKNIEEAAKLYQDLGLSVQGTEVVESQKVKVAFIGIGQSRIELLESTAPDGNIAKFIESKGEGIHHLAVKVDNIEKALEELTAKGYQLIDKTPRIGAGGHKIAFLHPKSTKGVLLELSQSH